The sequence CCATCATCCAGCATAATAACCCGTGAACACAGAGCCTCAATATCCTGCAGGTCATGTGTCGTAAGCAGAATGGTTGTGCCATGCTCGCGGTTCATATCTTTAAGGAATTGCCGAATTTCCGATTTCACCACAATATCCAGACCAATCGTTGGCTCGTCAAGAAACAGAATAGATGGATTATGCAAAAGAGCCGCCACTAGCTCACAGCGCATCCGCTGACCAAGACTGAGCTTACGTACCGGACGGTTCAGCAATTCCTGCAGCTCCAGCCGTTCCACTAGCTCATCCAAGCGTTTCTTGAAATCCTGTTCCGACACCCGATACACTTTGCGCAGCAGTTGAAACGATTCAATGACACCGATATCCCACCACAGCTGACTACGCTGTCCAAATACTACACCGATGTTACGTACGAACTTTTCACGTTCCAAATACGGAACATAACCACCCACCGACAGATTTCCGGAGGTTGGTACCAGAATGCCTGTGAGCATTTTGATCGTTGTAGATTTACCGGCCCCGTTCTCACCGATATACCCACAGATCTCACCCTGTGGAATGGTGAACGAAATGTCCTTCACTGCCGTGATTTCTGTGAATTCCCGTTTAAACAAATCAGCGAAGGCCCCTTTGAGGCCCTCGCGGTTTTTCTGGACTTTAAATGTTTTGCGCAAGTCCTGCACTTGAATTGCATTCATAGAGTACCTCGCTCAAACTAAGATTAGTGTTCAGTAACCCATTATAATGTACAACTTGCAAAAGAACT comes from Paenibacillus sp. 19GGS1-52 and encodes:
- a CDS encoding ABC transporter ATP-binding protein, which codes for MNAIQVQDLRKTFKVQKNREGLKGAFADLFKREFTEITAVKDISFTIPQGEICGYIGENGAGKSTTIKMLTGILVPTSGNLSVGGYVPYLEREKFVRNIGVVFGQRSQLWWDIGVIESFQLLRKVYRVSEQDFKKRLDELVERLELQELLNRPVRKLSLGQRMRCELVAALLHNPSILFLDEPTIGLDIVVKSEIRQFLKDMNREHGTTILLTTHDLQDIEALCSRVIMLDDGRIIYDGGLEDLKQRWGTGREVLFQFGNPTKLEQLEHWTTGMPVVWSAENDLGAKVWIPLDLNVSDVLGRVVGQADITDIKIIETNTDDIVRSIYQSGSAEKPDEMAAALKDEREALHV